One stretch of Myxocyprinus asiaticus isolate MX2 ecotype Aquarium Trade chromosome 23, UBuf_Myxa_2, whole genome shotgun sequence DNA includes these proteins:
- the LOC127414293 gene encoding ras association domain-containing protein 4-like isoform X1, giving the protein MDRDKTSYVRLNEEKVIAKSDILSLLKTYNCYHEGKSFKLRIREEEGELIVEGLLNISWGLKRPIRLQMHDDNERFYYACSGAWRSESSESSRNENSEQSPSRQISSERNNNKISGTAIPSMDGYSAEEVVPPLLRTRSDASFMKVQRRCKVHNSADSQSLKRHRFSINGHFYNHKTSVFTPSYGSVTNVRVNSTMTTQQVLNLLLNKFRVENKADEFALYLVHESGERTKLKDTEYPLVSRLLHGPCEKIARIFIMETDLVEEITYDFFFQVAQYIKFEMPVLDSFIKKLKEEEEREILKLQRKYSALRSMILQKLDGISQITNHV; this is encoded by the exons ATGGATCGTGACAAGACCTCCTATGTGAGGTTGAATGAGGAGAAAGTTATTGCAAA GTCTGATATTTTGTCCCTTCTAAAAACCTACAACTGTTACCATGAAGGAAAAAGCTTTAAACTTCGCATTCGTGAG GAAGAGGGCGAGCTGATCGTGGAGGGTTTACTCAACATCTCCTGGGGCCTCAAGAGGCCAATCAGACTGCAAATGCACGATGACAATGAGCGGTTTTACTACGCCTGCTCAGGAGCTTGGAGGTCGGAGAGCTCAGAGTCCAGCAG GAATGAAAATAGTGAACAAAGTCCTTCACGCCAGATTTCTTCAGagcgcaacaacaacaaaatcagtgGCACGGCTATACCCA GTATGGATGGATATAGTGCTGAGGAGGTTGTGCCTCCATTGCTGAGAACAAGAAGTGATGCAAGCTTCATGAAGGTCCAAAGAAGATGCAAAGTCCACAACTCAGCTGATTCACAGAGCTTAAAACGACACCGCTTTTCCATCAATGGCCATTTTTACAACCACAAG ACATCGGTTTTTACTCCATCCTATGGATCAGTGACTAATGTCAGAGTGAACAGCACTATGACAACACAGCAAGTTCTTAACCTGCTCCTTAATAAGTTTCGG GTTGAGAATAAGGCAGATGAGTTTGCCCTCTATCTAGTCCATGAATCAGGGG AGAGAACTAAGCTTAAAGACACAGAATACCCTTTGGTATCTCGTCTGTTGCATGGTCCATGTGAAAAAATCGCCAGAATATTTATTATGGAAACAGACCTTGTGGAAGAGATTACATACGAT tttttctttcAGGTAGCACAGTATATCAAGTTTGAAATGCCTGTTTTGGACAGCTTCATCAAAAAattgaaagaagaagaagagagagagattttaaaaCTGCAAAGAAA ATACAGTGCACTGAGGTCAATGATATTACAGAAATTGGATGGCATCTCTCAGATTACTAATCATGTATGA
- the LOC127414293 gene encoding ras association domain-containing protein 4-like isoform X2 has product MDRDKTSYVRLNEEKVIAKSDILSLLKTYNCYHEGKSFKLRIREEEGELIVEGLLNISWGLKRPIRLQMHDDNERFYYACSGAWRSESSESSRNENSEQSPSRQISSERNNNKISGTAIPSMDGYSAEEVVPPLLRTRSDASFMKVQRRCKVHNSADSQSLKRHRFSINGHFYNHKTSVFTPSYGSVTNVRVNSTMTTQQVLNLLLNKFRVENKADEFALYLVHESGERTKLKDTEYPLVSRLLHGPCEKIARIFIMETDLVEEITYDVAQYIKFEMPVLDSFIKKLKEEEEREILKLQRKYSALRSMILQKLDGISQITNHV; this is encoded by the exons ATGGATCGTGACAAGACCTCCTATGTGAGGTTGAATGAGGAGAAAGTTATTGCAAA GTCTGATATTTTGTCCCTTCTAAAAACCTACAACTGTTACCATGAAGGAAAAAGCTTTAAACTTCGCATTCGTGAG GAAGAGGGCGAGCTGATCGTGGAGGGTTTACTCAACATCTCCTGGGGCCTCAAGAGGCCAATCAGACTGCAAATGCACGATGACAATGAGCGGTTTTACTACGCCTGCTCAGGAGCTTGGAGGTCGGAGAGCTCAGAGTCCAGCAG GAATGAAAATAGTGAACAAAGTCCTTCACGCCAGATTTCTTCAGagcgcaacaacaacaaaatcagtgGCACGGCTATACCCA GTATGGATGGATATAGTGCTGAGGAGGTTGTGCCTCCATTGCTGAGAACAAGAAGTGATGCAAGCTTCATGAAGGTCCAAAGAAGATGCAAAGTCCACAACTCAGCTGATTCACAGAGCTTAAAACGACACCGCTTTTCCATCAATGGCCATTTTTACAACCACAAG ACATCGGTTTTTACTCCATCCTATGGATCAGTGACTAATGTCAGAGTGAACAGCACTATGACAACACAGCAAGTTCTTAACCTGCTCCTTAATAAGTTTCGG GTTGAGAATAAGGCAGATGAGTTTGCCCTCTATCTAGTCCATGAATCAGGGG AGAGAACTAAGCTTAAAGACACAGAATACCCTTTGGTATCTCGTCTGTTGCATGGTCCATGTGAAAAAATCGCCAGAATATTTATTATGGAAACAGACCTTGTGGAAGAGATTACATACGAT GTAGCACAGTATATCAAGTTTGAAATGCCTGTTTTGGACAGCTTCATCAAAAAattgaaagaagaagaagagagagagattttaaaaCTGCAAAGAAA ATACAGTGCACTGAGGTCAATGATATTACAGAAATTGGATGGCATCTCTCAGATTACTAATCATGTATGA
- the LOC127414293 gene encoding ras association domain-containing protein 4-like isoform X4 translates to MEEGELIVEGLLNISWGLKRPIRLQMHDDNERFYYACSGAWRSESSESSRNENSEQSPSRQISSERNNNKISGTAIPSMDGYSAEEVVPPLLRTRSDASFMKVQRRCKVHNSADSQSLKRHRFSINGHFYNHKTSVFTPSYGSVTNVRVNSTMTTQQVLNLLLNKFRVENKADEFALYLVHESGERTKLKDTEYPLVSRLLHGPCEKIARIFIMETDLVEEITYDFFFQVAQYIKFEMPVLDSFIKKLKEEEEREILKLQRKYSALRSMILQKLDGISQITNHV, encoded by the exons GAAGAGGGCGAGCTGATCGTGGAGGGTTTACTCAACATCTCCTGGGGCCTCAAGAGGCCAATCAGACTGCAAATGCACGATGACAATGAGCGGTTTTACTACGCCTGCTCAGGAGCTTGGAGGTCGGAGAGCTCAGAGTCCAGCAG GAATGAAAATAGTGAACAAAGTCCTTCACGCCAGATTTCTTCAGagcgcaacaacaacaaaatcagtgGCACGGCTATACCCA GTATGGATGGATATAGTGCTGAGGAGGTTGTGCCTCCATTGCTGAGAACAAGAAGTGATGCAAGCTTCATGAAGGTCCAAAGAAGATGCAAAGTCCACAACTCAGCTGATTCACAGAGCTTAAAACGACACCGCTTTTCCATCAATGGCCATTTTTACAACCACAAG ACATCGGTTTTTACTCCATCCTATGGATCAGTGACTAATGTCAGAGTGAACAGCACTATGACAACACAGCAAGTTCTTAACCTGCTCCTTAATAAGTTTCGG GTTGAGAATAAGGCAGATGAGTTTGCCCTCTATCTAGTCCATGAATCAGGGG AGAGAACTAAGCTTAAAGACACAGAATACCCTTTGGTATCTCGTCTGTTGCATGGTCCATGTGAAAAAATCGCCAGAATATTTATTATGGAAACAGACCTTGTGGAAGAGATTACATACGAT tttttctttcAGGTAGCACAGTATATCAAGTTTGAAATGCCTGTTTTGGACAGCTTCATCAAAAAattgaaagaagaagaagagagagagattttaaaaCTGCAAAGAAA ATACAGTGCACTGAGGTCAATGATATTACAGAAATTGGATGGCATCTCTCAGATTACTAATCATGTATGA
- the LOC127414293 gene encoding ras association domain-containing protein 4-like isoform X3 — MRWSDILSLLKTYNCYHEGKSFKLRIREEEGELIVEGLLNISWGLKRPIRLQMHDDNERFYYACSGAWRSESSESSRNENSEQSPSRQISSERNNNKISGTAIPSMDGYSAEEVVPPLLRTRSDASFMKVQRRCKVHNSADSQSLKRHRFSINGHFYNHKTSVFTPSYGSVTNVRVNSTMTTQQVLNLLLNKFRVENKADEFALYLVHESGERTKLKDTEYPLVSRLLHGPCEKIARIFIMETDLVEEITYDFFFQVAQYIKFEMPVLDSFIKKLKEEEEREILKLQRKYSALRSMILQKLDGISQITNHV; from the exons GTCTGATATTTTGTCCCTTCTAAAAACCTACAACTGTTACCATGAAGGAAAAAGCTTTAAACTTCGCATTCGTGAG GAAGAGGGCGAGCTGATCGTGGAGGGTTTACTCAACATCTCCTGGGGCCTCAAGAGGCCAATCAGACTGCAAATGCACGATGACAATGAGCGGTTTTACTACGCCTGCTCAGGAGCTTGGAGGTCGGAGAGCTCAGAGTCCAGCAG GAATGAAAATAGTGAACAAAGTCCTTCACGCCAGATTTCTTCAGagcgcaacaacaacaaaatcagtgGCACGGCTATACCCA GTATGGATGGATATAGTGCTGAGGAGGTTGTGCCTCCATTGCTGAGAACAAGAAGTGATGCAAGCTTCATGAAGGTCCAAAGAAGATGCAAAGTCCACAACTCAGCTGATTCACAGAGCTTAAAACGACACCGCTTTTCCATCAATGGCCATTTTTACAACCACAAG ACATCGGTTTTTACTCCATCCTATGGATCAGTGACTAATGTCAGAGTGAACAGCACTATGACAACACAGCAAGTTCTTAACCTGCTCCTTAATAAGTTTCGG GTTGAGAATAAGGCAGATGAGTTTGCCCTCTATCTAGTCCATGAATCAGGGG AGAGAACTAAGCTTAAAGACACAGAATACCCTTTGGTATCTCGTCTGTTGCATGGTCCATGTGAAAAAATCGCCAGAATATTTATTATGGAAACAGACCTTGTGGAAGAGATTACATACGAT tttttctttcAGGTAGCACAGTATATCAAGTTTGAAATGCCTGTTTTGGACAGCTTCATCAAAAAattgaaagaagaagaagagagagagattttaaaaCTGCAAAGAAA ATACAGTGCACTGAGGTCAATGATATTACAGAAATTGGATGGCATCTCTCAGATTACTAATCATGTATGA
- the LOC127414293 gene encoding ras association domain-containing protein 4-like isoform X5 yields the protein MHDDNERFYYACSGAWRSESSESSRNENSEQSPSRQISSERNNNKISGTAIPSMDGYSAEEVVPPLLRTRSDASFMKVQRRCKVHNSADSQSLKRHRFSINGHFYNHKTSVFTPSYGSVTNVRVNSTMTTQQVLNLLLNKFRVENKADEFALYLVHESGERTKLKDTEYPLVSRLLHGPCEKIARIFIMETDLVEEITYDFFFQVAQYIKFEMPVLDSFIKKLKEEEEREILKLQRKYSALRSMILQKLDGISQITNHV from the exons ATGCACGATGACAATGAGCGGTTTTACTACGCCTGCTCAGGAGCTTGGAGGTCGGAGAGCTCAGAGTCCAGCAG GAATGAAAATAGTGAACAAAGTCCTTCACGCCAGATTTCTTCAGagcgcaacaacaacaaaatcagtgGCACGGCTATACCCA GTATGGATGGATATAGTGCTGAGGAGGTTGTGCCTCCATTGCTGAGAACAAGAAGTGATGCAAGCTTCATGAAGGTCCAAAGAAGATGCAAAGTCCACAACTCAGCTGATTCACAGAGCTTAAAACGACACCGCTTTTCCATCAATGGCCATTTTTACAACCACAAG ACATCGGTTTTTACTCCATCCTATGGATCAGTGACTAATGTCAGAGTGAACAGCACTATGACAACACAGCAAGTTCTTAACCTGCTCCTTAATAAGTTTCGG GTTGAGAATAAGGCAGATGAGTTTGCCCTCTATCTAGTCCATGAATCAGGGG AGAGAACTAAGCTTAAAGACACAGAATACCCTTTGGTATCTCGTCTGTTGCATGGTCCATGTGAAAAAATCGCCAGAATATTTATTATGGAAACAGACCTTGTGGAAGAGATTACATACGAT tttttctttcAGGTAGCACAGTATATCAAGTTTGAAATGCCTGTTTTGGACAGCTTCATCAAAAAattgaaagaagaagaagagagagagattttaaaaCTGCAAAGAAA ATACAGTGCACTGAGGTCAATGATATTACAGAAATTGGATGGCATCTCTCAGATTACTAATCATGTATGA
- the LOC127414300 gene encoding C-X-C motif chemokine 9 — MKLQAHALFTLLAFTLSILLTGVQSQYVPGTCQCPQVKKRVQGPFSDFKVTLKGPTCSKDEIIVTQQKNKNPVCLSPEHKQGKILLKCWQRMQSDGKDSKKCIQRQKPQTSQRKREQGKSKKVTS; from the exons ATGAAGCTACAAGCACATGCTCTCTTCACTTTGCTGGCTTTTACCCTCAGCATCCTTCTAACAG GGGTACAGAGTCAGTATGTTCCAGGGACTTGTCAGTGCCCACAGGTTAAAAAACGAGTCCAGGGCCCATTTTCTGATTTCAAAGTCACACTAAAAGGACCAACGTGCTCCAAAGATGAGATCAT AGTCACACAGCAGAAGAACAAAAATCCAGTGTGTCTCAGTCCGGAGCATAAACAAGGCAAGATACTGCTGAAATGTTGGCAAAG gatgcAAAGTGACGGAAAGGACAGCAAAAAATGCATACAACGACAAAAGCCacagacaagtcaaagaaaaagGGAGCAAGGCAAATCCAAGAAGGTCACCTCTTAA